A single Thermaerobacter sp. FW80 DNA region contains:
- the folE gene encoding GTP cyclohydrolase I FolE: MPRRAEEFDLQRIQRAVLEILEAVGEDPTREGLVDTPRRVAEAYQELFSGLGRDPADELTVFFETDHDEVVLVKDIPFYSMCEHHLLPFHGRAHVAYLPRNGRITGLSKLARAVEVASRRPQLQERLTCQIADAIEARLNPRGVVVVIEAEHLCMTMRGIQKPGSYAVTSAVRGLFRENVASRHEVFALIRSDLRP, from the coding sequence ATGCCGCGACGCGCCGAGGAGTTCGACCTGCAAAGGATCCAGCGGGCCGTTCTCGAGATCCTGGAGGCGGTGGGGGAGGACCCCACCCGCGAGGGTCTGGTGGACACCCCCCGGCGGGTGGCGGAGGCCTACCAAGAGCTCTTCAGCGGCCTCGGCCGCGACCCCGCCGACGAGCTCACCGTGTTCTTCGAGACGGACCACGACGAGGTGGTGCTGGTCAAGGACATCCCCTTCTACTCGATGTGCGAGCACCACCTCCTGCCCTTCCACGGACGGGCCCACGTGGCCTACCTGCCGCGCAACGGCCGCATCACGGGGCTCAGCAAGCTGGCCCGCGCCGTGGAGGTCGCCTCGCGCCGACCCCAGCTCCAGGAGCGCCTGACCTGCCAGATCGCCGACGCCATCGAGGCGCGGCTGAACCCCCGGGGCGTGGTGGTGGTGATCGAGGCGGAGCACCTCTGCATGACCATGCGCGGAATCCAGAAGCCCGGGTCCTATGCGGTGACCTCGGCGGTGCGGGGCCTGTTTCGCGAGAACGTGGCCAGCCGGCACGAGGTGTTCGCCCTCATCCGCAGCGACCTGCGGCCCTAG
- a CDS encoding CopD family protein, with protein sequence MARTWWVWVHDLGAVLWLGSVFYQLLVVAPVLAGQPPLLRRRLWLQLIGRFHGVAALAALAVVVTGIARLLALPWPLARLPATLYGRLLLAKMAGAAGMLLTGGAIAFGVTAMLRDPRGMDRFPAAARWLVGLLMLEAALGTLVLWCVARIHGG encoded by the coding sequence GTGGCGCGGACCTGGTGGGTCTGGGTCCACGACCTGGGAGCCGTCCTGTGGCTGGGTAGCGTGTTCTACCAGCTCCTGGTGGTGGCGCCCGTGTTGGCCGGCCAGCCGCCCCTCTTGCGACGCCGGCTGTGGCTGCAGCTGATCGGGCGCTTCCACGGCGTGGCCGCCCTGGCAGCCCTCGCCGTGGTCGTCACTGGCATCGCGCGGCTCCTGGCCTTGCCCTGGCCGCTGGCACGGCTCCCCGCCACCCTCTACGGGCGCCTGCTGCTGGCCAAGATGGCGGGTGCCGCCGGCATGCTGCTCACCGGCGGCGCCATCGCCTTCGGGGTGACGGCGATGCTCCGCGACCCGCGGGGCATGGACCGGTTCCCGGCGGCTGCGCGTTGGCTGGTGGGGCTGTTGATGCTGGAGGCGGCGCTGGGCACGCTGGTGCTGTGGTGCGTCGCCCGCATCCACGGCGGGTGA
- a CDS encoding co-chaperone YbbN, with product MATATPTLPRPQEVPRDRFEQEVLQHRGQVLVELWRPGKDTRFFTQALVEQAQRHPDVKLVRINVDEYRDLIDEYHRRRAINQTYDLAHVPGVALFRNGKLITTMKPLIVNSHPDLIADNVRRQLDVFLAKFVEDVKTSVPTDESDAPGGAGAGGKAAAAADDRDAKVKAALEKAARLKAERAKQRAASGDGAGAQPAAAAPGGGPGAGAKAAAAGGAAKDARVQAALEKAARLKAERAQRQAAGAGTAAAGGSTDRPAAPPSAAPKATPTEGAAAAPERRQAAAPGAKAEGTGQETGAAPEAAQGGGEPPADEDRSS from the coding sequence ATGGCCACAGCGACGCCGACCCTCCCGCGGCCCCAGGAGGTCCCCCGCGACCGGTTCGAACAGGAGGTCCTGCAGCACAGGGGCCAGGTCCTGGTGGAGCTCTGGCGACCGGGCAAGGACACCCGGTTCTTCACGCAGGCGCTGGTGGAGCAGGCCCAGCGGCACCCCGACGTCAAGCTGGTCCGGATCAACGTCGACGAGTACCGGGACCTGATCGACGAGTACCACCGGCGCCGCGCCATCAACCAGACCTATGACCTCGCCCACGTGCCGGGCGTGGCCCTCTTCCGGAACGGCAAGCTGATCACGACGATGAAGCCGCTGATCGTCAACTCCCATCCCGACCTGATCGCCGACAACGTCCGCCGCCAGCTGGACGTCTTCCTGGCCAAGTTCGTGGAAGACGTCAAGACCTCGGTGCCCACGGACGAATCCGACGCCCCCGGCGGCGCCGGGGCGGGTGGCAAGGCTGCCGCGGCCGCCGACGACAGGGACGCCAAGGTCAAGGCCGCCCTGGAGAAGGCGGCGCGGCTGAAGGCGGAGCGGGCCAAGCAGCGAGCGGCTTCGGGCGACGGGGCGGGCGCACAGCCGGCGGCGGCCGCGCCCGGTGGCGGCCCGGGGGCGGGGGCGAAGGCCGCCGCGGCCGGCGGGGCCGCGAAGGACGCCCGCGTGCAAGCGGCGCTGGAGAAGGCGGCGCGGCTCAAGGCCGAGCGGGCCCAGCGGCAGGCGGCCGGCGCCGGCACCGCCGCCGCAGGCGGGTCCACGGACCGGCCCGCGGCGCCCCCCTCCGCCGCCCCGAAGGCCACGCCCACCGAGGGTGCGGCCGCGGCCCCGGAGCGCCGGCAGGCGGCCGCCCCGGGCGCGAAGGCCGAGGGCACAGGCCAGGAGACCGGGGCGGCGCCCGAGGCTGCCCAGGGCGGTGGCGAGCCGCCGGCCGACGAGGACCGGTCCTCGTAG
- the aceB gene encoding malate synthase A, with amino-acid sequence MAALDGIEVRGPLRERYDQVLTPEALAFVARLQREFNPVRKRLLQRRAERQQELAAGARPDFLASTRAIREGDWRVAPVPRDLQDRRVEITGPVDRKMMINALNSGARVFMADFEDANTPTWDNCIQGQINLIDAVAGTIEYTSPDGRHYRLGERVATLVVRPRGWHLVEKHVLVDGEPVSASLFDFGLYFFHNAHRLLEKGSGPYFYLPKLESHLEARLWNDVFNLAQDALGIPRGSIKATVLVETILAAFEMDEILYELRDHAAGLNAGRWDYIFSVIKKFRHDPAFLLPDRAQVTMTVPFMRAYTELLVKTCHRRGAHAIGGMAAFIPSRKDPKVNEVALAKVREDKVREAGDGFDGTWVAHPDLVPVAMEVFDGVLGERPNQVDRQRDDVQVTARDLLDVRVPGGRITEAGLRNNVSVGIQYLASWLRGNGAAAIFNLMEDAATAEIARAQVWQWTYHGARLDGGPTVTADLVRRIADEEMEAIRQAVGDDFFRTGRFDEARELFELVALSRDFIEFLTIPAYERID; translated from the coding sequence ATGGCGGCCCTGGACGGCATCGAGGTGCGGGGACCGCTGCGGGAACGGTACGACCAGGTCCTGACGCCGGAGGCGCTGGCCTTCGTGGCCCGCCTGCAGCGGGAGTTCAACCCGGTGCGCAAGCGGCTGCTCCAGCGGCGGGCCGAGCGGCAGCAGGAGCTGGCGGCGGGGGCCCGCCCGGACTTCCTGGCCTCCACCCGTGCCATCCGGGAGGGGGATTGGCGCGTGGCCCCGGTCCCGCGGGACCTGCAGGACCGTCGCGTGGAGATCACCGGCCCCGTGGACCGGAAGATGATGATCAACGCGCTGAACTCCGGGGCGCGGGTGTTCATGGCCGACTTCGAGGACGCCAACACCCCCACGTGGGACAACTGCATCCAGGGCCAGATCAACCTGATCGACGCGGTGGCGGGCACCATCGAGTACACCAGCCCGGACGGCCGCCACTATCGCCTCGGGGAGCGGGTGGCCACCCTGGTGGTGCGGCCGCGGGGCTGGCACCTGGTGGAGAAGCACGTGCTGGTGGACGGCGAGCCCGTGTCGGCGAGCCTCTTCGACTTCGGCCTCTACTTCTTCCACAACGCCCACCGTCTGCTGGAGAAGGGCTCCGGGCCGTACTTCTACCTCCCGAAGCTGGAGAGCCACCTGGAGGCGCGGCTCTGGAACGACGTGTTCAACCTGGCCCAGGACGCGCTGGGCATCCCGCGGGGCTCCATCAAGGCCACGGTGCTGGTGGAGACGATCCTGGCCGCCTTCGAGATGGACGAGATCCTCTACGAGCTGCGGGACCACGCCGCGGGGCTCAACGCCGGGCGCTGGGACTACATCTTCAGCGTGATCAAGAAGTTCCGGCACGATCCCGCCTTCCTCTTGCCGGACCGCGCCCAGGTGACGATGACCGTGCCCTTCATGCGGGCCTACACCGAGCTGCTGGTCAAGACCTGCCACAGGCGGGGGGCCCATGCCATCGGCGGCATGGCCGCGTTCATCCCCAGCCGGAAGGATCCGAAGGTCAACGAGGTGGCGCTGGCCAAGGTGCGGGAGGACAAGGTCCGCGAGGCGGGGGACGGCTTCGACGGTACCTGGGTGGCCCACCCCGACCTGGTGCCCGTGGCGATGGAGGTCTTCGACGGCGTCCTGGGCGAGCGGCCCAACCAGGTGGACCGCCAGCGGGACGACGTCCAGGTCACGGCCCGCGACCTGCTGGACGTGCGGGTGCCCGGCGGGCGCATCACCGAGGCCGGCTTGCGCAACAACGTCAGCGTCGGCATCCAGTACCTGGCCTCGTGGCTGCGGGGCAACGGGGCCGCCGCCATCTTCAACCTGATGGAGGACGCCGCCACGGCCGAGATCGCCCGCGCCCAGGTCTGGCAGTGGACGTATCACGGTGCCCGCTTGGACGGGGGGCCCACGGTGACCGCCGACCTGGTCCGGCGGATCGCCGACGAGGAGATGGAGGCCATCCGGCAGGCGGTGGGCGACGACTTCTTCCGCACCGGCCGCTTCGACGAGGCCCGGGAGCTGTTCGAGCTGGTGGCCCTCAGCCGGGACTTCATCGAGTTCCTGACGATCCCGGCCTACGAGCGCATCGACTGA
- a CDS encoding Nramp family divalent metal transporter has product MAKAVRTVPMGFGPAMEVGELPAPPPFTLRNFLGMVGVSAILISISIGSGEWLLGPRTVIQYGPALLWIVTVATVLQTIFNLECQRYTLATGESVIPGLMRLWPGRWFWGPVWALICILSVSPGWAASSATALAALHLGRLPADADRGLVLVYGILAMLLVMLVVAFGTRVERTLTRVSTFAVVFIFASLIVLDLWLVPWEWWGRVAAGFFQFGFLPSGEGGRVDWALIGGFAGYAATGGVLNMAASNWMRDRGWGMGGQVGYIPALIGGRKVQVSTTGKIFDLTAESLARFREWLRYSRWEQWTLYLGGCLLGMYLCVLLAVGLIAPGTPLKGTYDVAAIQAEAVSRFLGGLGWVWVLLIGFWVLWGTQLSATDAVVRHLTDLVWSLGLGRWTRDDIRVVYYLIMAVVTVWLAFLFAYNPLTLVLLVANMAGVAFVVGGLTLLWLNTRILPPELRPGWLARLGLVALSLFYAFFVYQTAQQVLGQLWRA; this is encoded by the coding sequence GTGGCGAAGGCCGTGCGCACCGTGCCCATGGGGTTCGGCCCGGCCATGGAGGTGGGCGAGCTTCCTGCGCCGCCTCCCTTCACCCTGCGCAACTTCCTCGGGATGGTCGGCGTCAGCGCCATCCTGATCAGCATCTCCATCGGCAGCGGCGAGTGGCTGCTGGGGCCGCGGACGGTGATCCAGTACGGCCCGGCCCTGCTGTGGATCGTCACCGTGGCCACCGTGCTGCAGACGATCTTCAACCTGGAGTGCCAGCGCTACACCCTGGCCACCGGCGAGTCGGTCATCCCCGGCCTGATGCGCCTGTGGCCCGGCCGGTGGTTCTGGGGACCGGTCTGGGCGCTGATCTGCATCCTCTCGGTGTCCCCGGGGTGGGCCGCCTCGTCGGCCACGGCGCTGGCCGCCCTGCACCTGGGGCGCCTGCCCGCGGACGCCGATCGCGGGCTGGTCCTGGTCTACGGCATCCTGGCGATGCTGCTGGTCATGCTGGTGGTCGCCTTCGGGACGCGGGTCGAGCGGACCCTGACGCGGGTCTCGACCTTCGCCGTGGTCTTCATCTTCGCCAGCCTAATCGTCCTCGACCTCTGGCTGGTGCCCTGGGAGTGGTGGGGCCGCGTCGCCGCCGGGTTCTTCCAGTTCGGGTTCCTGCCCTCGGGCGAGGGCGGGCGCGTGGACTGGGCCCTGATCGGCGGCTTTGCCGGCTACGCGGCCACCGGCGGCGTGCTCAACATGGCGGCCTCCAACTGGATGCGCGACCGCGGCTGGGGCATGGGCGGCCAGGTGGGGTACATCCCCGCCCTGATCGGCGGCCGCAAGGTGCAGGTCTCGACCACCGGGAAGATCTTCGACCTGACCGCCGAGAGCCTGGCGCGGTTCCGCGAATGGCTCCGGTACAGCCGGTGGGAGCAGTGGACGCTGTACCTCGGCGGTTGCCTGCTGGGCATGTACCTGTGCGTGCTGCTGGCCGTGGGCCTGATCGCGCCGGGGACGCCGTTGAAGGGCACCTACGACGTGGCGGCCATCCAGGCCGAGGCGGTCTCCCGCTTCCTGGGTGGTCTCGGCTGGGTCTGGGTGCTGCTCATCGGCTTCTGGGTCCTGTGGGGGACCCAGCTCAGCGCCACCGACGCCGTGGTGCGGCACCTCACCGACCTGGTCTGGTCGCTGGGATTGGGGCGCTGGACGCGGGACGACATCCGCGTGGTCTACTACCTCATCATGGCCGTGGTCACGGTCTGGCTGGCCTTCTTGTTCGCCTACAACCCCCTGACCCTGGTGCTGCTGGTGGCCAACATGGCCGGCGTGGCCTTCGTGGTCGGGGGGCTGACGCTGCTGTGGCTCAACACCCGGATCCTGCCGCCGGAGCTGCGGCCGGGATGGCTCGCGCGCCTGGGCCTGGTGGCGCTCTCGCTCTTCTATGCCTTCTTCGTCTACCAGACGGCGCAGCAGGTCCTGGGCCAGCTGTGGCGGGCGTGA
- a CDS encoding FAD-binding oxidoreductase, whose product MPAPSLNRPTPTQLDELRSLLGDPRKVGTGQAVREHHSHDFSYHRPRLPDAVVYPESTDDVRAVLEWAARHRVPVVPFGVGSSLEGHTVPLAGGISLDMTRMDAILEVRPEDFLVRVQPGVTRSRLNQRLAREGLFFPVDPGADATIGGMIANNASGTNAVRYGAMKHQVLGLEVVLAGGRVVRTGSRAVKSSAGYNLTALFVGSEGTLGVVTEAILRIYPLPEFVLAARASFPSVEAAARVAVALIRAGVPVARVELVDAPTIRAVNAYKGTRYPERPTLFLEFAGTEAAVREEVALAQELAALEEGVDFAFETEPAARERLWEARHQAALAIAAAAPGRRMMATDVCVPLSQLPAAVAFARRVAEEHGLEAAILGHVGDGNYHVTFMVDPDDPAEVRRAEAVNERIVRDALARGGTCTGEHGVGMGKVKYLEAEHGAEAVELMRALKAVLDPLGILNPGKVVGTPVPS is encoded by the coding sequence GTGCCGGCACCGTCGCTGAACCGGCCGACGCCGACGCAACTCGACGAGCTGCGATCGCTGCTGGGCGACCCCCGCAAGGTGGGCACCGGGCAGGCGGTGCGCGAGCACCACAGCCACGACTTCAGCTACCACCGGCCTCGCCTGCCCGATGCGGTGGTCTACCCCGAGTCGACCGACGACGTGCGGGCGGTCCTGGAATGGGCGGCGCGGCACCGGGTGCCCGTGGTGCCCTTCGGCGTGGGCAGCAGCCTCGAGGGGCACACGGTGCCCCTGGCGGGCGGGATCAGCCTCGACATGACCCGCATGGACGCCATCCTCGAGGTCCGCCCCGAGGACTTCCTGGTGCGGGTGCAGCCGGGCGTGACGCGCTCGCGGCTCAACCAGCGCCTGGCCCGCGAGGGCCTGTTCTTCCCGGTCGATCCCGGCGCCGACGCCACCATCGGGGGCATGATCGCCAACAACGCCAGCGGCACCAACGCCGTGCGCTACGGCGCCATGAAGCACCAGGTGCTGGGGCTCGAGGTGGTCCTCGCCGGGGGCCGGGTGGTCCGCACGGGCAGCCGCGCGGTGAAGTCGTCGGCCGGGTACAACCTGACCGCGCTCTTCGTCGGGTCCGAGGGCACGCTCGGGGTGGTGACCGAGGCCATCCTGCGCATCTACCCGTTGCCCGAGTTCGTCCTGGCTGCCCGGGCCAGCTTCCCCAGCGTGGAGGCGGCGGCGCGGGTGGCGGTGGCCCTGATCCGCGCCGGCGTGCCCGTCGCCCGCGTGGAGCTGGTGGATGCCCCGACGATCCGGGCGGTCAACGCGTACAAGGGCACGCGGTATCCCGAGCGGCCCACCCTGTTCCTCGAGTTCGCCGGGACCGAGGCCGCGGTCCGCGAGGAGGTGGCCCTGGCCCAGGAGCTGGCCGCCCTGGAAGAGGGCGTGGACTTCGCCTTCGAGACCGAGCCGGCCGCCCGGGAGCGGCTGTGGGAGGCGCGGCACCAGGCGGCGCTGGCCATCGCCGCCGCGGCTCCCGGTCGCCGCATGATGGCCACGGACGTCTGCGTGCCCCTCTCCCAGTTGCCGGCGGCCGTCGCCTTCGCCCGCCGGGTGGCGGAGGAACACGGCCTCGAGGCCGCCATCCTGGGGCACGTGGGCGACGGCAACTACCACGTGACCTTCATGGTCGACCCCGACGATCCGGCCGAGGTCCGGCGGGCCGAGGCGGTCAACGAGCGCATCGTCCGCGATGCCCTGGCCCGGGGCGGCACCTGCACCGGCGAGCACGGCGTCGGCATGGGCAAGGTCAAGTACCTGGAAGCGGAGCACGGGGCGGAGGCGGTGGAGCTGATGCGCGCCCTCAAGGCGGTGCTGGATCCCCTGGGGATCCTCAATCCGGGGAAGGTGGTGGGGACGCCGGTCCCGTCATAA
- a CDS encoding (Fe-S)-binding protein yields the protein MQHQIPVDRLGPAGPAMAAAVDACVHCGFCLSACPTYLLLGEEMDSPRGRIYLMKEALEGRIPVGGSVAAHVDRCLGCLACVSACPSGVRYGELLTPFRALREAQAPRPRTERWLRFALLATLTDPRRFRRAVRLAAAVGPRLRGALGRLAAEPRGSAAAVAGDSPTAGAADGTAAAGGAGGEAAGSPVAPGSVDPAAGFAPAVAAAGAAEASSPLRRLLRQLVALLELAPPRVPPPDPLPRVIPARGRRRARVALLVGCVQQVLAPRINRATAQVLAANGVEVVVPPVQGCCGALPLHAGDLERARRLAARNLRAFPADVDAVVVNAAGCGSAMREYGHLFAGHPAEERARALAARVRDVAEFLDELGPRAPGPLPAPRRVAYHDACHLAHGQGVREAPRRLLAAIPNLELVELDEPDLCCGSAGTYNLEHPDLARRLQARKVASIRRSGAQAVATGNIGCLVQIRQGLEREGLSLPVVHTVEVLAEAYG from the coding sequence GTGCAGCACCAGATCCCGGTGGACCGCCTGGGGCCCGCCGGCCCCGCCATGGCCGCGGCGGTCGATGCCTGCGTCCACTGCGGCTTCTGCCTGAGCGCCTGCCCCACGTACCTGCTGCTGGGCGAGGAGATGGACTCGCCCCGCGGGCGCATCTACCTGATGAAGGAGGCGCTGGAGGGGCGCATCCCCGTGGGCGGCAGCGTGGCCGCCCACGTGGACCGCTGTCTGGGCTGCCTCGCCTGCGTCTCTGCGTGCCCCTCCGGGGTCCGCTACGGCGAGCTGCTGACCCCCTTCCGGGCCCTGCGCGAGGCGCAGGCCCCCCGGCCGCGGACGGAGCGGTGGCTGCGGTTCGCCCTGCTGGCCACGCTGACCGATCCCCGGCGGTTCCGCCGCGCGGTGCGGCTGGCGGCGGCCGTCGGGCCCCGTCTCCGGGGCGCCCTGGGGCGGCTGGCGGCCGAGCCCCGGGGGTCCGCGGCCGCCGTCGCCGGTGACTCGCCGACGGCCGGCGCCGCCGATGGGACGGCCGCCGCCGGGGGTGCGGGCGGCGAAGCGGCGGGCTCGCCAGTCGCCCCCGGATCGGTCGATCCCGCGGCGGGGTTCGCCCCGGCGGTGGCCGCCGCGGGAGCGGCCGAGGCTTCCAGCCCGCTCCGGCGGCTGTTGCGGCAGCTGGTGGCGTTGCTGGAGCTGGCGCCACCCCGGGTGCCTCCGCCCGACCCGCTGCCCCGCGTCATCCCCGCCCGCGGCCGTCGCCGGGCCCGCGTCGCCCTGCTCGTCGGGTGCGTCCAGCAGGTCCTGGCGCCGCGGATCAACCGCGCCACCGCCCAGGTGCTGGCGGCCAACGGCGTCGAGGTGGTGGTGCCGCCGGTCCAGGGCTGCTGCGGGGCCCTGCCCCTGCACGCCGGCGACCTGGAGCGGGCGCGGCGCCTGGCCGCCCGCAACCTCCGCGCCTTTCCCGCGGACGTGGACGCCGTGGTGGTCAACGCCGCCGGCTGCGGTTCGGCGATGCGGGAGTACGGCCACCTCTTCGCCGGGCACCCGGCGGAGGAGCGCGCGCGGGCCCTGGCCGCCCGGGTGCGGGACGTGGCCGAGTTCCTGGACGAACTGGGCCCCCGCGCACCGGGGCCGCTGCCGGCACCCCGCCGGGTCGCCTACCACGACGCCTGCCACCTGGCCCACGGCCAGGGGGTCCGGGAGGCGCCCCGGCGGCTGCTGGCCGCCATCCCGAACCTGGAGCTGGTGGAGCTGGACGAGCCCGACCTCTGCTGCGGATCGGCGGGCACCTACAACCTGGAGCATCCCGACCTGGCCCGGCGGCTGCAGGCGCGCAAGGTGGCCAGCATCCGCCGCAGCGGCGCCCAGGCGGTGGCCACGGGCAACATCGGCTGCCTGGTGCAGATCCGGCAGGGGCTGGAACGGGAGGGCCTGTCGCTGCCCGTCGTCCACACGGTGGAGGTCTTGGCCGAGGCCTACGGCTGA
- a CDS encoding FAD-binding oxidoreductase, with amino-acid sequence MTAAGRPDGGPERAAVVRPASLEELARLVREARRVLPRGGGTKVRSWEAAPAPPAGGGRDAANPWAADDVLVLDTTGLAGVVEYDPAEFTVTVRAGTPVAALEALLAEHGQYLPFDPLLVDAGATVGGTVAMGVSGACRLRYGGVRDFVLGVTCVDGEGRVVRAGGRVVKNAAGYDLPKFLCGSMGRFAVLAELTFKVFPRPEEFLTVVLACPDVAEAATALRALYRSPLEPHALEVAAPGVLDGLLPAEVAPAAPTEPAGSAYLLLVRIGGPAAILRGWADRVIECVREATGRPPAAEVLAGAAERRLWTALRELAWAGRRDAGRADGGPLLRLYSRPALMPELDALLDRHGARRLHSQAATAAWVLFPDEPAWEALLPALRAAAVPALLWAGSGPWPGGYLVPPAGTAVAQALKRVFDPHGRLPPLPWEEGV; translated from the coding sequence GTGACCGCCGCCGGGCGGCCCGACGGGGGGCCGGAGCGGGCGGCCGTCGTCCGGCCCGCCTCCCTCGAGGAGCTGGCCCGCCTGGTGCGCGAGGCCCGCCGGGTGCTGCCCCGGGGTGGCGGCACCAAGGTGCGGTCCTGGGAGGCGGCGCCGGCGCCGCCGGCCGGCGGGGGGCGGGACGCCGCGAACCCCTGGGCCGCGGATGACGTCCTGGTCCTGGACACCACCGGCCTGGCGGGGGTGGTGGAGTACGACCCGGCGGAGTTCACGGTGACGGTCCGCGCCGGGACGCCCGTCGCCGCCCTGGAGGCCCTGCTGGCCGAGCACGGGCAATACCTGCCCTTCGACCCGCTGTTGGTCGACGCCGGCGCCACCGTGGGCGGCACCGTGGCCATGGGGGTCTCGGGGGCCTGCCGGCTGCGGTACGGTGGCGTCCGCGACTTCGTGCTGGGGGTCACCTGCGTCGACGGCGAGGGGCGGGTGGTGCGCGCGGGGGGACGGGTGGTGAAGAACGCCGCCGGGTACGACCTGCCCAAGTTCCTCTGCGGCAGCATGGGTCGGTTCGCCGTGCTGGCCGAGCTGACTTTCAAGGTCTTCCCCCGCCCCGAGGAGTTCCTCACCGTGGTCCTGGCCTGTCCCGACGTCGCCGAGGCCGCCACCGCCCTGCGGGCCCTCTACCGCTCGCCGCTGGAGCCCCACGCCCTCGAGGTCGCGGCGCCCGGCGTCCTCGACGGGCTCCTCCCGGCGGAGGTCGCCCCCGCGGCGCCCACCGAGCCGGCGGGGTCGGCCTACCTGCTCCTGGTCCGGATCGGCGGTCCCGCGGCCATCCTCCGCGGCTGGGCCGATCGGGTGATCGAATGCGTGCGCGAGGCCACCGGTCGCCCCCCGGCGGCCGAGGTGCTGGCGGGTGCAGCGGAGCGCCGGCTCTGGACCGCCCTGCGGGAGCTGGCGTGGGCGGGGAGGCGGGATGCGGGCCGGGCGGACGGGGGCCCCCTGCTGCGGCTCTACAGCCGGCCGGCCCTGATGCCCGAGCTGGACGCGCTGCTCGACCGCCACGGCGCCCGGCGCCTGCACAGCCAGGCGGCCACGGCGGCGTGGGTCCTCTTCCCGGACGAACCGGCCTGGGAGGCGTTGCTGCCGGCCCTGCGAGCGGCGGCGGTGCCGGCCCTGCTCTGGGCGGGCAGCGGCCCGTGGCCCGGCGGGTACCTGGTGCCGCCCGCCGGCACCGCGGTGGCTCAGGCCCTCAAGCGGGTCTTCGATCCCCACGGCCGCCTGCCGCCCCTTCCGTGGGAGGAGGGCGTCTGA
- a CDS encoding FAD-binding oxidoreductase gives MAMEAGRTAAFLAALRRLYPPGAMHTDPAQLAAYECDGLTVFRARPLAVVLPTSREQVAATVRLCREHGVPFVARGSGTSLSGAAVPVPGGIVIALNRMNRILHLDPDQRLAVVEPGVVNLQISKAAAPYGLYYAPDPSSQVICTIGGNVSFNSGGAHCLKYGMTANHVLGMKVVLATGETVEVGGASLDVAGPDLPGLFTGAEGQFGVVVEVTVRLLPRPEAVRTVLAAYQRLEQAGDAVSAVVAAGLLPAAMEIMDRLAIEAAEAAVGAGYPRDAGAVLIVELDGPRDEVEADLRRLMAVIEGSGPQAVRLARDEAERMRLWKGRKSAFSAVGHISLGYLVQDGVVPRTRLGEALARIQALAARHGLRVANVFHAGDGNLHPLILLDDRSPETVERAEELAAAIIEACIELGGSITGEHGVGLEKRRFLPRLFDPVTLDLMRRIRRAFDPDELANPGKVFPDEPAPARGTAAGPAPRDEASRGPAEGGRGAGPGDPVAAAGGRRGERR, from the coding sequence ATGGCCATGGAGGCGGGGCGGACGGCGGCCTTCCTCGCCGCACTGCGGCGACTCTACCCGCCGGGGGCGATGCATACGGACCCGGCCCAGCTGGCGGCCTACGAGTGCGACGGGTTGACGGTCTTCCGGGCCCGGCCGCTGGCGGTGGTGCTGCCCACGTCCCGGGAGCAGGTGGCGGCGACGGTGCGGCTGTGCCGGGAGCACGGCGTGCCCTTCGTCGCCCGGGGCAGCGGCACCAGCCTCTCCGGAGCCGCGGTGCCCGTACCCGGCGGGATCGTCATCGCCCTGAACCGCATGAACCGCATCCTGCACCTGGATCCTGACCAGCGGCTGGCGGTGGTCGAACCTGGCGTGGTGAACCTGCAGATCAGCAAGGCGGCCGCCCCCTACGGGCTCTACTACGCGCCCGACCCCTCGAGCCAGGTGATCTGCACCATCGGGGGCAACGTGTCGTTCAACTCCGGTGGCGCCCACTGCCTGAAGTACGGGATGACCGCGAACCACGTGCTCGGCATGAAGGTCGTGCTGGCCACGGGCGAGACGGTGGAGGTGGGCGGTGCGAGCCTCGACGTGGCGGGCCCGGACCTGCCGGGGCTCTTCACGGGCGCCGAGGGCCAGTTCGGGGTGGTGGTCGAGGTGACCGTCCGGCTGCTGCCCCGCCCGGAGGCGGTGCGGACCGTGCTGGCGGCCTACCAGCGCCTGGAGCAGGCGGGGGACGCCGTCAGCGCGGTGGTGGCCGCGGGGCTCCTGCCGGCGGCCATGGAGATCATGGATCGCCTGGCCATCGAGGCCGCCGAGGCCGCCGTCGGCGCCGGCTACCCGCGGGACGCGGGCGCGGTGTTGATCGTCGAGCTCGACGGGCCGCGGGACGAGGTGGAGGCCGACCTCCGGCGCCTGATGGCGGTCATCGAGGGCTCGGGGCCCCAGGCGGTCCGCCTCGCCCGGGACGAGGCCGAGCGCATGCGCCTGTGGAAGGGGCGCAAGAGCGCCTTCTCCGCCGTCGGCCACATCAGCCTCGGCTACCTGGTCCAGGACGGCGTGGTGCCCCGGACCCGGCTGGGGGAGGCCCTGGCCCGCATCCAGGCGCTGGCGGCGCGGCACGGCCTGCGGGTGGCCAACGTCTTCCACGCCGGCGACGGCAACCTCCACCCGCTGATCCTCCTGGACGACCGCTCGCCGGAGACGGTGGAGCGGGCGGAGGAGCTGGCCGCCGCCATCATCGAGGCCTGCATCGAGCTGGGGGGATCCATCACCGGCGAGCACGGCGTGGGGCTGGAGAAGCGCCGCTTCCTCCCGCGGCTGTTCGATCCCGTGACCCTGGACCTGATGCGTCGCATCCGCCGCGCCTTCGATCCCGACGAGCTGGCGAACCCGGGGAAGGTCTTCCCGGACGAACCGGCGCCGGCACGGGGCACTGCTGCCGGCCCGGCGCCGCGCGACGAGGCGTCCCGGGGACCGGCGGAGGGCGGCCGCGGGGCCGGGCCGGGCGATCCGGTGGCGGCGGCCGGCGGGCGCAGGGGGGAGCGACGGTGA